A region of the Paenibacillus sp. J23TS9 genome:
ATACCGCCCGGACCAGGCATCGAGCCTCACCAGCACAGAACTGTCATTTCCGGCTGAAGCAGGAGCTTTGCTGGGAATACAGCATTTGATGACAGACTTCAATCCGGATGAACAGGAACAAATCCGAATTGTAGAACAAGTAAAAGGCTACTCCAAAGTGGTTGTTGGCCTGTATAATGGATGCGATCACACAGGACAGGTGGAGCTTGTGAATCGATTGTCCCGTGCGGGACATCAGGTGACTGCTGTAGCGCTTGGCAAGCCATATGATCTGGAAATGCTTGAAGGCGATATTTACGGTCTGGCAGCATTTGAATATACATCTATGGCGATCCGTTCTGTTATTCGAATTCTTGGCGGAGAAGCAGTGCCAACAGGTAAGCTTAGCCTTCGCAATGAATATGTACCAATGATTTAAGTTCAGAGAGCAAGGATGTGATGGCATCAGTGAAATTTGTAGCCGGTCTGGATGGCGGGGGTACGAAAACGGCGGTAACCGTCGCTGACGAGTATGGCGTGGTGGTAAAGACGTTTACTTCCGGGGCCATTAACTATAACGGCCAGGATGAAGTAAGTGTCGGCGCAAGCTTAAAGGAAATTGTTGAAACCATTGCACAGATTTGCGGAGGAATCGAGCATTGTGCGGAAGTATGTATTGGAGCTGCCGGCGTAAGCAATCCAAACGTTGTGAGTAAAATGACGTCTCAAGTCAGACTGCATGGATATCACGGCGGTCTGCATATTACGGGTGATCATGAAACGGCATTGGTAGGAGCCCACCGGAGACCATACGGAATGATTCTGATCGCAGGCACAGGGTCCATTGGACTTGGGAAGAACGAAGCCGGCTTAACCCACCGTGTCGGAGGTTATGGGCATCTGATTGATGATGAAGGAAGCGGATACAGCATCGGCCGTGATCTGTTATCCGCACTGGTTCAAGCACAGGATGGCCGTATACCACGGACGATCATCACCGATATGGTGTATCAAAAGCTTGCGATCAGTTCCGTTCAGGAAATCATCGGTTTCGTGTATGATAAGCGCACCAATAAAAAAGACATTGCAGCGATTGCTCCGATACTCTCCGAGGCCTGCGCGGCAGGTGATCCGGCAGCCTTGAGTATTGCGGAAAAGAGTGCTTTGTCGCTATTTCAGCTGGTCATTCCTGTCGCGGAAACTCTTTCCCTTCAGAAGAATAGCCTGGCGATGGCAGGCAGCGTGCTGCTCAAGAATACCTTTGTGCAATCGAAATTCAGGGAATTGCTGATCGGACGCTATCCTGAAATGGAATGTATTACGCCCAAAAGCGATGCATCCATGGGCGGCGTATATATGGCATTACAACGTTTAAAAGAGCATTAGATATTTTAGTTTGGTTATGAGCCGGGAGATATTCTCCCGGCTCATTCTATTGTTAAAGAAGACAGGGGGATTTTAATCGTATATTTCATGAAGTTTTATTGCTCCGAGCTTTGATAAAACGTATATTGTAAATAATTGATGTTGTTAAAGGAGACAGAGTATGACCGGTAATCTAAGCCATGCTGGTATTTACGGAAAAACGCCAGAGATCATGACAAAGCGGGCCTTGAACCGTGCACTGTTGGCCAGACAGATGCTTATGAGCCGAGTCCACCTG
Encoded here:
- a CDS encoding N-acetylglucosamine kinase codes for the protein MASVKFVAGLDGGGTKTAVTVADEYGVVVKTFTSGAINYNGQDEVSVGASLKEIVETIAQICGGIEHCAEVCIGAAGVSNPNVVSKMTSQVRLHGYHGGLHITGDHETALVGAHRRPYGMILIAGTGSIGLGKNEAGLTHRVGGYGHLIDDEGSGYSIGRDLLSALVQAQDGRIPRTIITDMVYQKLAISSVQEIIGFVYDKRTNKKDIAAIAPILSEACAAGDPAALSIAEKSALSLFQLVIPVAETLSLQKNSLAMAGSVLLKNTFVQSKFRELLIGRYPEMECITPKSDASMGGVYMALQRLKEH